In a single window of the Gossypium hirsutum isolate 1008001.06 chromosome D02, Gossypium_hirsutum_v2.1, whole genome shotgun sequence genome:
- the LOC107907906 gene encoding pentatricopeptide repeat-containing protein At5g47360 yields MGHKLMIEIGLIDLYPDMRTYFAMVKGFCNAGRLEEACELFQAMKGQGFSPNVVAYFMLLEGICKHMSTRKELELLGEMDKAGRNCSPNVIIYTFVIKSFCEKGQTIKALRILNRMEACQCVPNCIIVITLIMGLCVEGHVKEACKLIDRVTGRGVSNSDCYSSLVLALIRINRLNEVEKLFRKMLVSGAKPSAIACSTMIREICREGQVLDSFCLYNEIERMQYFSSIDTEIYSILLVGLCQQNHSVEATKLARLMLRKRVRLEAPYDEIIMEANVLTTL; encoded by the coding sequence ATGGGTCATAAATTGATGATAGAGATTGGCTTGATTGATCTTTATCCTGATATGAGGACTTATTTTGCAATGGTCAAGGGGTTCTGTAATGCTGGTAGATTGGAGGAGGCTTGTGAGTTGTTCCAGGCTATGAAGGGGCAAGGGTTTTCTCCAAATGTTGTGGCTTATTTCATGCTTCTTGAGGGTATTTGTAAGCACATGAGTACGAGAAAGGAATTAGAATTATTAGGGGAGATGGACAAAGCAGGTAGGAATTGTAGTCCGAATGTAATCATATATACATTTGTGATTAAAAGCTTTTGTGAGAAGGGTCAAACAATAAAGGCATTGAGaattttgaatagaatggaagCTTGCCAGTGTGTTCCTAACTGTATAATCGTTATTACTTTGATCATGGGTCTTTGCGTCGAGGGGCATGTAAAAGAAGCATGTAAGTTGATCGATAGAGTTACCGGACGTGGTGTTTCCAATAGTGATTGCTACAGTTCTCTTGTATTGGCTTTGATTAGGATTAATAGACTCAATGAGGTAGAGAAGCTCTTTAGGAAAATGTTAGTAAGTGGGGCTAAACCTAGTGCCATTGCTTGTAGTACCATGATTAGGGAGATTTGTCGTGAGGGACAAGTGCTAGATAGTTTTTGCTTATACAATGAAATCGAGCGAATGCAATACTTTTCATCCATCGACACTGAGATCTATTCTATTCTTTTGGTTGGCTTGTGTCAACAAAACCATTCGGTTGAAGCTACAAAGCTTGCTAGGTTAATGCTTAGAAAAAGGGTTCGCTTGGAAGCTCCGTATGATGAAATCATTATGGAAGCCAATGTCCTAACCACATTATAA